The Microbulbifer sp. YPW1 genome contains a region encoding:
- a CDS encoding DUF2092 domain-containing protein, with the protein MTFLKFLLLCFTFANPVLWASSVAAQDSQQKSTSEDPAEEATKIVRSLEKHLSGKSRLVYETELTSDVILDNGQKIQIAGTTHVYFKRPNQLLVKLETESISRLIYHDGEQLTIIAPNEKYYGLIEARSSSVEALMRAAQVYGLEIPLVDLIGWGAKGGQALDVESAVYIGESQLQGKTVDHWAFRGPKLDWEAWVTQGDDPLPLKISTVSYHAYGQPRFTATIKWNDRTSLSDNLFTPKMDKDFRKIPFKKLKPAQVNRAEGVSEEDPNE; encoded by the coding sequence ATGACGTTTCTGAAATTTTTGCTTCTCTGTTTTACGTTCGCCAACCCGGTTCTTTGGGCATCATCGGTTGCTGCGCAAGACTCACAGCAAAAGTCCACTAGCGAAGATCCAGCTGAGGAAGCCACCAAAATTGTTCGCAGCCTGGAAAAACATCTATCTGGAAAGTCACGCCTGGTCTACGAAACCGAACTCACTTCCGATGTAATACTCGACAACGGACAAAAAATCCAGATTGCCGGCACAACCCATGTGTACTTCAAACGCCCCAACCAGCTGCTGGTGAAACTCGAGACAGAAAGTATTAGCCGACTGATCTATCACGATGGCGAACAGCTGACGATCATTGCCCCGAATGAAAAATACTACGGCCTCATCGAAGCCCGGTCTTCCTCCGTTGAAGCACTTATGCGTGCCGCACAAGTTTACGGCCTGGAAATTCCCCTGGTGGATTTGATCGGTTGGGGAGCGAAAGGCGGGCAGGCGCTGGACGTAGAGAGTGCGGTCTATATCGGCGAGTCTCAACTACAGGGAAAAACCGTTGATCACTGGGCATTTCGCGGCCCCAAGCTGGACTGGGAAGCATGGGTAACCCAGGGAGACGATCCTCTACCGCTGAAAATATCCACGGTCAGCTATCACGCCTATGGGCAGCCCCGCTTTACCGCAACCATCAAGTGGAACGATCGGACCTCTCTCAGCGACAACCTGTTCACCCCCAAGATGGACAAGGATTTTCGCAAAATCCCGTTTAAAAAACTGAAGCCAGCGCAAGTCAACCGCGCGGAGGGGGTTAGCGAGGAGGATCCAAATGAATAA
- a CDS encoding arylsulfatase, whose translation MKALPLFATTAALLVGLTASISSQAAEKPNILAIMVDDVAQISLSAYSHGMTYPTPNIDRIANEGVLFTDHYAQPSCTAGRAAFLMGQLPVRTGLTTVGQPGNPLGIKEADPTLAEFLKDQGYMTAQYGKNHLGDLDEHLPTKHGFDEFYGNLYHLNVSEEPEQEDYPKDPEFKKNFGPRGVIESYADGKITDTGPLTRERMETFDEEILERSLNFMERAKKAGKPFFIWHATSRMHVYIHLKDESRNLATQLSSEDDLFGSGLIEHDGHVGKLLDKLDELGVADNTIVIYTTDNGPEQSSWPDAGTTKFRGEKMTTWEGGVRVPFLVRWPGKIPAGLKRNGISSHEDVFPTIAAALGEPNLREKLKKSDKVYIDGENNLDYWMGKSEESARNKIFYYYESQLTALRVGPWKMHFATKPGGRYYEDMVTHTMPKLFNLRKDPLEHYDGVTGFHQIMRKSWVFQPAIQILNEHLETFKEFPPRQKSASLNINKAIEAAMQVNESR comes from the coding sequence GTGAAAGCTTTACCGTTATTTGCCACTACCGCAGCCTTGCTGGTCGGGCTCACCGCGTCGATCAGTTCACAAGCCGCCGAAAAACCAAATATCCTCGCCATCATGGTGGATGACGTGGCACAGATCTCATTGAGCGCCTATTCCCACGGCATGACCTACCCGACGCCCAACATTGATCGGATCGCCAACGAGGGCGTACTGTTCACCGACCACTACGCACAACCCAGCTGTACCGCCGGTCGCGCGGCCTTCCTGATGGGCCAGCTTCCGGTGCGCACGGGCCTGACCACGGTTGGCCAGCCGGGCAACCCGCTGGGGATCAAGGAAGCCGACCCTACCCTGGCAGAGTTTCTCAAAGACCAGGGCTACATGACCGCGCAATACGGCAAAAACCATCTGGGTGACCTGGACGAACACCTGCCGACCAAACACGGGTTCGACGAGTTCTACGGCAACCTCTACCACCTGAACGTATCGGAGGAACCGGAGCAGGAGGACTACCCGAAGGATCCGGAGTTCAAGAAAAACTTTGGCCCCCGCGGCGTCATCGAGTCTTACGCGGATGGCAAGATCACCGACACCGGTCCGCTTACCCGCGAGCGTATGGAAACCTTTGACGAGGAAATCCTGGAGCGCAGCCTGAACTTTATGGAGCGCGCAAAAAAAGCGGGCAAGCCGTTCTTTATCTGGCACGCTACCAGCCGTATGCATGTGTACATTCATTTGAAAGACGAGAGCCGTAACCTGGCTACCCAGCTTAGCTCAGAGGATGATCTGTTTGGCAGTGGCCTGATTGAACACGACGGCCATGTGGGCAAGCTGCTGGACAAGCTGGATGAGCTGGGTGTTGCCGACAACACCATTGTCATCTACACCACCGATAACGGTCCCGAGCAAAGCAGCTGGCCGGATGCGGGCACCACGAAGTTCCGCGGTGAAAAAATGACAACCTGGGAGGGTGGCGTACGCGTGCCATTCCTGGTGCGCTGGCCCGGCAAGATCCCCGCCGGCCTGAAGCGCAACGGGATCTCCTCTCACGAAGACGTGTTCCCAACCATTGCTGCAGCACTGGGCGAGCCAAACCTGCGGGAAAAACTCAAGAAGTCAGACAAGGTGTATATCGACGGGGAAAACAATCTCGATTACTGGATGGGTAAAAGTGAGGAGTCTGCACGCAACAAAATTTTTTACTACTACGAATCCCAGTTAACCGCGCTGCGGGTAGGCCCCTGGAAAATGCACTTCGCCACCAAACCGGGCGGACGCTACTACGAGGATATGGTCACCCACACCATGCCCAAGCTGTTCAACCTGCGCAAGGACCCGCTGGAACACTACGATGGCGTTACCGGATTCCACCAGATCATGCGCAAGAGCTGGGTGTTCCAACCGGCGATCCAGATCCTGAACGAGC
- a CDS encoding SDR family NAD(P)-dependent oxidoreductase — protein sequence MSSWKYGAPRVAFVSGGGSGIGLNLTRALLADGASVAIFDLKVEDALLEELRGLCKANSANVERFVVDITDPVAVERAMDEAAATLGHPDFAINCAGILRTAVFTEMSYEMFDQSIRVNLYGSRNFAAGALKHMRTGGHIALIASLAGMCGSYTHGAYATSKFGVVGLAEVLRTELKPEGIDVSVVCPGEISTPMLEEERRVGSPVTEALNEFAGVLPVEVAVDGILDGLRQREFMITPGFRAKLTRYLARSHTGLFRWIVDSKVAKALVRFGDKATAK from the coding sequence ATGAGTAGCTGGAAATATGGTGCGCCCAGAGTGGCGTTTGTATCCGGTGGTGGCAGTGGTATTGGCCTGAACCTGACCCGGGCACTGCTGGCCGACGGCGCTTCTGTGGCAATTTTTGACCTGAAGGTAGAAGACGCTCTACTGGAAGAGTTGCGCGGGCTTTGTAAAGCGAACAGCGCCAATGTCGAACGTTTTGTGGTGGATATTACCGATCCCGTAGCGGTTGAACGCGCGATGGATGAAGCCGCTGCAACGCTTGGGCATCCGGACTTTGCCATCAACTGTGCCGGTATTCTGCGCACTGCGGTATTTACCGAGATGTCGTATGAAATGTTCGACCAGAGTATCCGCGTCAACCTGTACGGCAGCCGAAACTTCGCTGCCGGTGCGCTGAAACATATGCGTACCGGCGGTCACATAGCATTGATTGCATCGCTGGCGGGCATGTGCGGCAGCTATACCCACGGTGCCTACGCAACCTCGAAATTTGGTGTTGTTGGTCTGGCCGAAGTACTGCGCACCGAGCTGAAACCCGAAGGCATCGACGTATCCGTAGTATGCCCGGGCGAAATCTCTACCCCGATGCTCGAGGAAGAGCGCCGGGTGGGCAGTCCGGTGACCGAAGCATTGAATGAGTTCGCTGGCGTCCTGCCGGTTGAGGTTGCGGTAGACGGCATTCTCGACGGATTGCGCCAGCGCGAATTCATGATTACCCCGGGGTTCCGGGCGAAGCTCACCCGTTACCTGGCCCGCAGCCATACCGGGCTGTTCCGCTGGATTGTGGACAGCAAGGTGGCGAAAGCGCTGGTGCGGTTTGGCGACAAGGCTACGGCGAAATAA
- a CDS encoding DegV family protein, giving the protein MVQLVVDSGCDLPDELLRKYRVPVLPHSISVGKDMFGDQRNPAQMNHFYSRSLVDRSRVVNSGPAGEPEIEQVLTELVQQGQKDIVVQTINAANSPTYTNALNVARKLSNDSVNIHTVDSHTLFSGQGLLALYTLSLIQKGLTGAQIKSRAEEFGRKIVGYAAIQDVYYLRERGRQKNEKSVSWLKAFMARSLSLHPIISMTYEGSTVADTVKTYDGCTQRLFELAAEKIQAGGLLMPAIVVSIAGPLKELELTPGFKELEKVAEAHKVRLYRSVMSLSGGINLGPGTVALAMAAK; this is encoded by the coding sequence ATGGTTCAGTTAGTTGTCGATTCCGGCTGTGATCTTCCCGACGAATTGCTGCGCAAATACCGGGTGCCGGTATTACCCCACAGCATCAGCGTGGGCAAAGACATGTTTGGGGACCAGCGCAACCCCGCGCAAATGAACCACTTTTACTCCCGCTCTCTGGTAGACCGCTCTCGGGTGGTCAATTCCGGCCCCGCCGGGGAGCCTGAAATCGAGCAGGTACTTACCGAGCTGGTCCAGCAAGGGCAAAAGGACATCGTTGTCCAGACCATCAATGCCGCCAACAGCCCCACCTACACCAATGCGCTGAACGTCGCTCGCAAGTTGAGCAACGACTCGGTGAATATTCACACTGTGGACTCCCACACCCTGTTTTCAGGCCAGGGCCTGCTGGCGCTGTATACCCTGTCGCTGATTCAAAAGGGATTGACTGGGGCGCAGATCAAGTCCCGCGCGGAAGAGTTCGGTCGTAAAATCGTCGGCTATGCCGCGATCCAGGATGTATATTACCTGCGCGAACGCGGTCGCCAGAAAAATGAAAAAAGCGTGAGCTGGCTGAAGGCGTTTATGGCCCGGTCACTCAGTTTGCACCCCATCATTTCCATGACTTACGAAGGTTCCACCGTTGCCGATACCGTCAAGACCTACGACGGTTGCACCCAACGACTGTTTGAACTGGCCGCAGAAAAAATACAGGCCGGCGGACTGTTGATGCCGGCCATTGTGGTCAGTATTGCAGGCCCCCTGAAAGAGTTAGAGTTGACCCCGGGTTTCAAGGAACTCGAAAAAGTCGCTGAAGCACACAAGGTAAGACTCTACCGTTCGGTAATGAGCCTCTCTGGCGGTATCAATCTCGGTCCCGGAACTGTCGCTCTCGCGATGGCGGCCAAGTAA
- a CDS encoding AraC family transcriptional regulator, whose translation MFLIRSGAIEGYEQLVSQYGQNPTTLLQQFGFSSAQLRDPNTYVSYTRLADLLDATALACGDPVFCLSLCAHQGPLALGEIGLSIRQQPTLADALVYSRQHISLHAYGVHVQQATRGDTLELQLSFDFSNASGLVQLMQLSAGQAFNLLSQMVGSAASSLKLHLPQAAPAQALKMPARYEGHILYQSEFGGISFPLIWLSRKPQLDEELLREHFQQRIQLLETIYPGNLQAQVCHIIGNLLPSGECNIERVAAALNLHPRVLQKKLQAEKTTFRELLQKTRLEVAQRNLQHGQLSITDLALNLGYADVAIFSRNFKSWTGQSPRDWKARYQYVPPNK comes from the coding sequence ATGTTCCTAATCCGCAGCGGTGCCATCGAAGGCTACGAACAGCTGGTGAGCCAGTACGGGCAGAACCCGACCACCCTGCTGCAGCAATTCGGCTTCAGCAGTGCCCAGCTGCGCGACCCGAATACCTATGTCTCGTACACCCGTCTCGCCGACCTGCTGGACGCGACCGCCCTCGCCTGCGGCGATCCGGTGTTCTGCCTTAGCCTGTGTGCGCACCAGGGTCCTCTGGCACTGGGAGAAATCGGGTTATCCATCCGCCAGCAGCCCACATTGGCTGACGCGCTGGTCTATTCCAGGCAGCACATCAGCCTGCATGCCTACGGCGTTCACGTACAGCAGGCCACCCGTGGAGACACACTGGAACTACAGCTGAGCTTCGATTTTTCCAACGCCTCAGGGCTCGTCCAGTTAATGCAGCTGAGTGCCGGGCAGGCTTTCAACCTGCTTTCACAAATGGTCGGCAGCGCCGCGAGCAGCCTGAAGCTGCACTTGCCACAGGCAGCCCCCGCCCAAGCTCTGAAGATGCCCGCAAGGTACGAGGGACATATCCTGTACCAGAGCGAATTCGGCGGTATTAGCTTCCCCCTCATCTGGCTCTCACGAAAGCCGCAATTGGATGAGGAGCTGTTAAGGGAGCACTTTCAACAACGGATCCAGCTACTGGAAACCATCTATCCAGGTAACCTGCAGGCCCAGGTCTGCCACATCATCGGCAACCTGCTTCCCAGTGGCGAGTGCAATATCGAGCGCGTCGCCGCTGCCCTCAACCTCCATCCCCGGGTGCTACAAAAGAAATTGCAGGCAGAAAAAACGACCTTTCGCGAACTGTTACAGAAAACCCGACTGGAAGTGGCCCAGCGCAACCTGCAGCACGGGCAGCTCAGCATCACCGACCTGGCACTCAATCTGGGGTATGCCGACGTGGCAATTTTCAGCCGCAATTTCAAAAGCTGGACCGGACAATCTCCCCGCGACTGGAAGGCACGGTATCAGTACGTGCCACCAAACAAGTAG
- a CDS encoding phospholipase D family protein yields MTTSLKPATDSRLAEGIRDAATGKSDKLSGFYLLDDGLSAFVARAVLIEEATVSLDLKYYIYEDDSVGRLLTSLLLKAADRGVRVRLLVDDLGTRVVNPWILALDRHPNMHIRVFNPVEGRSGVKRALEQAVNLGRINHRMHNKLLVADGLAMITGGRNIADGYFSKSSVEFLDVDVLAIGEVLPQSAQVFDDYWNSAVSVSVSELLIADDETHNLEELRKRTRKLLADEAGSEFTRALDQSKMAAELSNGDIPFRWGKARLLADPPEKALGKDDIPREEYPGFQLEEIIRDSKERLNISAAYFIPGVIGTDLFTGLEKRGVSVGILTNSLSSNDVAIVHGAYARYRKRLLRAGVDLWELRTVAGEERRKKWFRGESKATLHAKTFVMDHQLGFVGSINLDGRSLLWNTEIGLLMENAQVNQQLHELFTEWVAPDSAWAVKLSDSDKLEWHAEDEDGNPIVEHKDPETTLWQRSLSWLLSWLPIESQI; encoded by the coding sequence GTGACAACCAGCCTGAAACCCGCCACCGATTCGCGACTTGCGGAAGGGATTCGCGATGCCGCGACGGGCAAGTCCGATAAGCTGTCGGGCTTTTACCTGCTGGATGATGGTTTGTCCGCTTTTGTTGCCCGGGCAGTGTTGATCGAAGAGGCGACAGTCTCGCTTGACCTCAAATACTACATTTACGAAGACGATAGTGTGGGCCGCCTGCTGACCAGCCTGTTGCTGAAAGCCGCAGACCGGGGCGTGCGGGTGCGCCTGCTGGTGGATGACCTGGGTACCCGTGTGGTCAATCCCTGGATTCTGGCACTGGATCGCCACCCCAACATGCATATCCGGGTATTCAATCCCGTCGAGGGACGCAGTGGCGTCAAGCGCGCGCTAGAACAGGCGGTTAATCTGGGGCGAATCAATCACCGCATGCACAACAAGTTGTTGGTAGCTGATGGCCTGGCAATGATCACGGGTGGGCGCAATATTGCCGACGGTTATTTTTCCAAGTCGTCAGTTGAGTTTCTCGATGTGGATGTGCTGGCGATCGGTGAGGTCTTGCCCCAGTCCGCACAGGTTTTTGATGACTACTGGAACAGCGCGGTTTCGGTATCTGTCTCAGAATTACTCATTGCCGATGATGAAACACACAACCTTGAAGAGCTGCGCAAGCGCACGCGCAAGTTGCTCGCGGACGAGGCGGGCAGCGAATTCACCCGCGCCCTCGATCAATCCAAGATGGCGGCGGAGCTTTCCAATGGCGATATTCCTTTCCGGTGGGGAAAGGCCAGGCTACTGGCCGACCCCCCGGAGAAGGCGCTGGGTAAGGACGATATTCCCCGCGAGGAGTATCCTGGATTCCAGCTTGAGGAAATCATTCGGGATTCGAAGGAAAGACTGAATATCAGCGCTGCTTACTTTATTCCCGGTGTGATCGGCACCGACCTGTTTACGGGCTTGGAAAAACGTGGCGTCAGCGTCGGTATTCTCACCAACTCTCTGAGCAGTAATGATGTGGCAATCGTGCACGGTGCCTATGCACGCTACCGCAAGCGCTTGTTAAGAGCGGGCGTAGATCTCTGGGAGCTGCGCACCGTGGCCGGGGAAGAGCGACGCAAAAAGTGGTTCCGCGGAGAGTCCAAGGCGACGTTACACGCGAAAACTTTTGTGATGGACCATCAGCTCGGGTTTGTCGGCTCGATAAATCTCGATGGCCGCTCACTGCTCTGGAATACCGAAATTGGCTTGTTGATGGAAAACGCGCAGGTCAATCAGCAACTGCATGAACTGTTTACGGAGTGGGTTGCGCCGGATTCGGCCTGGGCGGTGAAATTGTCCGACTCCGACAAGCTGGAATGGCATGCAGAAGATGAAGACGGTAACCCGATCGTGGAACACAAGGATCCGGAAACCACGCTTTGGCAGAGGAGCCTTTCGTGGCTGTTGTCCTGGTTACCCATCGAATCTCAGATCTGA
- a CDS encoding 2,4'-dihydroxyacetophenone dioxygenase family protein, with translation MSEAKTPVMDLLAAMQSGGVVSRDDAKEAILIQENDLPWVSLPDGSLLQVLHVDLNQNLWIIRNKFKPGFGVETHYHTGPVFAVTTAGEWFYKEYPEKINKAGSYLFEPAHSVHTLTVADDATEDAEVWFAIFGSNVNIDDDGNVTSVLDAKTVMTIYRALCEAEGKTCENMIVVGE, from the coding sequence ATGAGTGAAGCAAAAACCCCGGTTATGGACCTGTTGGCCGCAATGCAAAGCGGCGGCGTGGTATCCCGCGATGACGCCAAAGAGGCGATCCTGATTCAAGAAAATGACCTGCCCTGGGTCAGCCTGCCCGACGGCTCACTGCTGCAGGTTCTGCATGTAGACCTCAACCAGAACCTCTGGATTATCCGCAACAAGTTCAAACCCGGTTTCGGTGTTGAAACCCACTATCACACCGGTCCTGTGTTTGCGGTGACCACTGCGGGTGAATGGTTCTACAAAGAATACCCCGAGAAGATCAACAAGGCTGGCTCCTACCTGTTCGAGCCTGCGCACTCCGTACATACCCTGACCGTTGCAGACGATGCCACGGAAGACGCGGAAGTCTGGTTCGCGATCTTTGGCAGCAACGTCAATATCGACGACGACGGCAACGTGACCAGCGTGCTGGACGCCAAAACCGTGATGACTATTTACCGCGCGCTGTGTGAAGCCGAAGGTAAAACCTGCGAGAACATGATCGTCGTTGGCGAATAA
- a CDS encoding NAD(P)-dependent oxidoreductase, producing the protein MSQLNSAFVTGAGGFIGRHLVRQLLTEKVNVVALMMPGERVPEEWALWGDQLRTVIGDVRTLTSLADEIGPVDAIFHLAAVVGDWGALQSHVDITVHGTEQAIDLALRWGSHFVVTTSVCAYASALAKGKLDEQTPLGKPCSPYEFCKQEQERVTLEAVKHGGLKATIVRPGNVFGVGSGPWVNTMLELLRAGQPCLLGRGDWDAGLVHVENLVAMLITAARSECHNGDIFIAADGYGVTWQQYLRRLAAIAGAPDPKSVPNSLARTLAPVLEFFGHLFRQKQRPMITRQSYRLMGGPNEFSNEKARRELDFRPLVTFDQAMGELENHFKSAAKV; encoded by the coding sequence ATGAGTCAGTTGAACTCGGCTTTCGTGACCGGGGCTGGCGGTTTTATCGGCCGCCACCTGGTGCGCCAGCTACTCACTGAAAAAGTGAATGTTGTGGCGCTGATGATGCCCGGAGAGCGCGTACCCGAAGAGTGGGCGCTTTGGGGCGATCAGCTGCGTACGGTCATTGGCGATGTGCGAACGCTGACCAGCCTCGCGGATGAAATCGGGCCTGTGGATGCGATTTTCCATCTGGCCGCGGTGGTCGGTGACTGGGGTGCACTCCAGTCCCATGTGGATATCACCGTACATGGCACCGAGCAGGCCATTGACCTCGCCTTGCGCTGGGGATCCCACTTTGTGGTCACCACCAGTGTCTGCGCCTACGCCAGTGCACTTGCCAAGGGCAAGCTGGATGAGCAGACGCCTCTGGGCAAGCCCTGTTCCCCCTACGAATTCTGTAAGCAGGAACAGGAGAGGGTGACCCTGGAGGCTGTGAAGCATGGTGGGCTGAAAGCCACCATCGTGCGTCCGGGCAATGTCTTCGGCGTTGGCAGCGGACCCTGGGTCAATACGATGCTCGAGTTGTTGCGCGCTGGGCAGCCCTGCCTGCTGGGTCGTGGCGACTGGGATGCGGGCCTGGTGCACGTGGAAAACCTGGTGGCGATGCTGATTACTGCAGCGCGCTCAGAATGTCACAACGGTGATATTTTTATCGCAGCAGATGGTTATGGCGTTACCTGGCAGCAGTATTTACGTCGCCTTGCCGCAATTGCTGGTGCACCGGATCCCAAGTCTGTCCCCAATAGTCTGGCCCGCACTCTGGCCCCGGTGCTTGAGTTCTTTGGCCACCTGTTCAGGCAGAAACAGCGCCCCATGATTACCCGGCAGTCATACCGACTGATGGGCGGCCCTAACGAATTCTCCAATGAAAAAGCGCGTCGCGAGCTGGACTTCCGCCCCCTGGTCACGTTTGATCAGGCCATGGGCGAGCTGGAGAACCATTTCAAATCCGCGGCGAAAGTCTGA
- a CDS encoding transporter yields the protein MYRNLAAILLLALFSSASSADEDLAKKLSNPVADLISVPFQYNWDNRVGPTEGGRRFTLNVQPVIPISLNEKWNLISRTILPVMNQENIFPGSGDQTGLGDTVQSAFFSPAEPSAGGITWGVGPVFLVPTGTEPLLGTEKWGAGPTGVVLKQTGPWTIGSLVNHIWSFAGDDNRADVNSTFVQPFLAYNTPKSWTFTLQTESTYDWETEQWNVPVHFLVAKVFKVGKQTYQVQAGPRYYAESPATGSQDWGFRLNWIMLFPK from the coding sequence ATGTACCGAAATTTAGCCGCCATTCTGCTATTGGCACTGTTCAGCTCTGCGTCCAGCGCCGATGAAGATCTTGCCAAAAAGCTCAGTAATCCAGTGGCTGACCTGATCAGTGTGCCGTTTCAATACAACTGGGACAATCGTGTCGGCCCAACCGAGGGTGGACGCCGCTTCACCCTGAACGTCCAGCCGGTAATTCCCATCTCCCTTAACGAAAAATGGAACCTGATCAGCCGCACCATTTTGCCGGTCATGAACCAGGAGAATATTTTTCCTGGCAGTGGCGATCAAACGGGACTGGGGGATACGGTGCAGAGTGCATTTTTCTCGCCCGCTGAACCCAGCGCTGGCGGTATTACCTGGGGTGTCGGCCCTGTATTCCTCGTACCAACCGGCACCGAACCCTTGCTGGGTACGGAGAAATGGGGTGCAGGGCCCACAGGGGTAGTGCTCAAGCAGACAGGTCCCTGGACCATCGGTAGCCTGGTGAATCATATCTGGTCTTTCGCCGGGGATGACAACCGCGCCGACGTGAACAGTACCTTCGTACAGCCCTTCCTGGCATACAACACGCCCAAATCCTGGACATTTACGCTACAGACGGAATCCACATACGACTGGGAGACCGAACAGTGGAACGTACCGGTGCATTTTCTCGTGGCCAAAGTTTTCAAGGTCGGCAAACAGACCTATCAGGTTCAGGCAGGTCCGCGTTACTACGCGGAAAGCCCGGCCACTGGTTCCCAGGACTGGGGATTCCGCCTGAACTGGATCATGCTTTTCCCCAAATAA
- a CDS encoding AMP-binding protein, giving the protein MGDQNMQVREMSRDAANLAEFIGQCLEKFHDKPAYHCLGQTLTFAEIDQQSRHLAQWLQHECGLEAGDRIAIQLPNITQYPIAAYAALRAGLVVVNTNPLYTPREMQHQFSDSGAKALVILADFIDKFDEIKSATQIEHVVVTGPADLLGKAVSAPDGYHGFVDAVTLGADCAELVESTATREDIAVLQYTGGTTGVAKGASLTHANLLANTDQMLQRIMQRGNEGEEIFVCPLPLYHIYAFTVNMLTFFGMGSMNVLIPNPRDIDGFVKMIAPFRFTGIAGLNTLFVGLCRHPEFKQLDFSSLKMTFSGGTALTSSAAELWHQVTGCPVTEGWGLSETSPVICLNEFGREEIGTVGPVLENTEVQVWDEQGNALTQGESGELVVRGPQVMRGYWNRPEETAKVMHNGFFRTGDVGMIQDNGNIRIVDRLKDMIIVSGFNVYPNEVEDVLCRHPQVIEAAVIGVPSEQTGEAVCAHLVVDGEIDQQALIEFCRTQLTAYKVPKQIVIQSELPKSTVGKILRRELRTEPA; this is encoded by the coding sequence ATGGGAGATCAAAACATGCAAGTACGGGAAATGAGCCGGGATGCAGCCAACCTGGCGGAGTTTATTGGCCAGTGCCTGGAAAAATTCCACGATAAACCCGCTTACCACTGCCTCGGGCAGACGCTGACCTTCGCCGAGATTGACCAACAGTCCCGGCATCTCGCCCAGTGGTTACAGCACGAATGCGGCCTCGAAGCCGGCGACCGTATTGCCATCCAGCTGCCAAATATCACCCAGTACCCCATCGCCGCTTATGCCGCACTGCGTGCCGGGCTGGTGGTAGTGAATACCAACCCGCTGTACACGCCGCGGGAAATGCAGCACCAGTTTTCCGATTCCGGTGCCAAGGCACTGGTGATTCTTGCTGACTTTATCGACAAGTTCGATGAGATCAAATCAGCCACCCAGATCGAGCACGTTGTGGTAACCGGACCGGCAGACCTGCTGGGCAAGGCCGTTAGCGCGCCAGACGGGTACCATGGTTTTGTCGATGCGGTGACCCTTGGCGCTGATTGTGCCGAGCTGGTGGAGAGCACCGCGACCCGCGAGGATATCGCGGTACTGCAATATACCGGTGGCACCACCGGTGTAGCCAAGGGCGCGAGCCTGACGCACGCCAATCTGCTGGCCAATACCGACCAGATGCTCCAGCGCATTATGCAGCGCGGAAACGAAGGCGAGGAGATCTTCGTCTGTCCGCTGCCGCTGTACCATATCTACGCGTTTACCGTGAATATGCTGACCTTCTTCGGTATGGGCAGCATGAATGTATTGATTCCCAACCCGCGGGACATCGACGGTTTCGTGAAAATGATTGCGCCGTTCCGCTTTACCGGTATTGCCGGCCTTAACACGCTGTTTGTGGGGCTTTGCCGTCACCCGGAATTCAAGCAGCTGGATTTCAGCAGCCTGAAAATGACCTTCTCCGGAGGTACCGCCCTGACCAGCAGCGCGGCCGAGCTCTGGCACCAGGTGACTGGCTGCCCGGTAACCGAGGGCTGGGGCCTGTCCGAGACCTCACCGGTTATCTGCCTGAATGAATTCGGCCGCGAAGAAATCGGTACCGTGGGCCCGGTACTCGAGAACACCGAAGTACAGGTGTGGGACGAGCAGGGCAATGCGCTGACCCAGGGCGAGAGCGGTGAACTGGTGGTACGTGGCCCGCAGGTGATGCGGGGCTACTGGAACCGGCCGGAAGAAACCGCCAAGGTCATGCACAATGGCTTCTTCCGCACCGGCGACGTGGGCATGATCCAGGACAACGGCAATATCCGCATTGTCGATCGTCTCAAGGATATGATCATCGTATCCGGTTTCAACGTGTACCCGAATGAGGTGGAGGATGTACTCTGCCGTCACCCGCAGGTCATCGAGGCCGCAGTGATCGGTGTACCCAGTGAGCAGACCGGCGAAGCCGTATGTGCCCATCTGGTGGTGGACGGAGAGATCGACCAGCAAGCACTGATCGAATTCTGCCGCACACAGCTGACCGCCTACAAGGTGCCCAAGCAGATCGTCATTCAAAGTGAGTTGCCGAAGTCTACGGTGGGCAAGATTCTGCGCCGGGAGCTCCGTACCGAGCCGGCTTGA